The DNA sequence GCTATTGTGGCCAAACTGAACTCAATTCCATACAAGTCATTCTATCAATTGCAGCTAACAGATCTTGGCCCCCGCATCAACTCCATGCCAAAAGGAAAAGCTTGCAGGTGAAAAATGGGGacgtgaaaagtaaaaatatatgtaaataaCACTATCATATTGAAATATCTTTTAAAAAATCAGCGACTGAATATCCGTAAACGGATACAGCTTGGCTTCTTATCATTCCTCCTTTTGTTTCACCTTACAAACAGCATAATCGTCAGAGTCAATATGTTGACACATGAATTTCTAAATGGTCTCCAAATCATGTACACTGCTAGGTCTATGATATCCTCATCTGGTTATTTGTCAAAAGAAAAGATTGCTCTTTGTTTCCCttcaattttcatgcatgagGTCACCGCGCTCGTGTTACACGAACGAAGCAACAAGCGGAACGCTATCTTCCGATCCGATGTGCTGCAACCTGGAGGTCAATCCAATACGATGATACCAGTACCACTAGATGGGCAAATCCCCAAAACTGGAACCCAACCACAAGTCTGCACTTCCATAATCTTCATGAAACTcccttgtttcttttttttgatAGTTCCCTGCAATGACCAAGAAATCTTTAACAGAAAGCAAAATCTTCCAAATGTGAGACAATAACATTAATTACGCAAGCTCTCCCGTGTATGTTGAGTTGTTGAACCATGCATCGTAGCCATGACATTGGATGTGTTCTTTGCTTTAACTTTGCAAGCTCTCCCATATATTACGCAAACATTAATGCAAAAATGCAAGAGAGGGAGGAATGGATAGCAGAAGCACCACCTGATACTTGGCACCATGAGAGTTCACGAAATAAGGAGACAGCACTCCATTTGCCTGCCAGATTCTCATCAGGAAACCATAACGATACCAGCCTGCAGAAGCAGATTGCGACCTCAATTAtgtaaaacaaaaactaaagatTTTTTGAACAGTTGTCAATCATGAGAAACATGGAGATTTCTCACATCTTTCACGATAAACTTGTCTCGGAAACTAAGTGAAGGCAACAACCATTCAGACAAATAGAGGGAAGATTCTTCATGATGTCTTATCGGCAGATGATCATCTGGAAGGAGGAAATAACAAAATTATATCTGTAGTCAATGATATTAATTAATTGGCaagaaaaagaattacaaatatTTAAAGGCAAAAGATTAGCAAAAATATTTTccatgaaaagaaaattattaaCCTGAAGCTCGTACAAGTAAGTTGTGTGTAACAAAGGACTGTAACATGCGAGCAAAAACAAAGTATTAGAGGTACAACAAGCAATCACAAGAACTCATGTCAACTGAGCTCGATAAACATATCTCTAGCTATCCCTCTATCCATCCATCCCTCTAAATATTAAGATTCTTGATTTTCTGAGTCATAATTTTAATATTCCCTGCACCCTAACTCACAATATTACAACTATTGATGAATATTACCTGCCAGACGGATGGCATATACTCGCGATATGGAAGTTGTTGAGTATTACTCGTTGAATTTCTTAAATCCGAGACCTCTGGCAAAGATTTATTTCTGAAATTCTGTATTAACAACTGAGACCAGCATAGTATATAGcaaagcatgcatatacaaCACAGCTGAAGTTAAAGTTTATGAGTTTTTTAATGAACTCACTGTTTGGCCTCATAAGCACCATATGCATTCCCCAAAAGTATTTCTTTTGTAGCTATCACAAGCATGGGATGCACCAGCTGAAGCTTTCTGATCTCTTGAACTACAGAATCCGACACATTCTGAAGAGAGAGGCGTTTCCTATGCAATAGACcgttaataatttataatcagAGTCATTCAAGAGTATAGAGATAACAAACATGCTATGAACAAAGGTAACAAACTATATTAGTTACCTCTTCTCGCCCCCAAGCGGAAAGAATGTTGAGCCACGATCTATCCAATGGAAAGATCCAATACTGTCAAAATAAGGAGGCCAATAAGAGATCAATTGTCAAATTAAACTGAATATTCTCTCAGTCAAAATGTGTATATACAGCATCATCATGATTTGAGCAAAGGAGGAAACGTGATACAACATCCCAGATTCCAATACAAACCTGTCAATCATGAGTAAATAAATGCTAACATGATGCTCTTCTTTCTCCTTTCGAAGCCGATAATGCATTGTCTAAAATACAAGGATAAATAAACCCACTGTTATACATTCTTCAACTATCTACAAAAGATAATTTTTCTCCTTTCGTTTCTGAATACAAGCTTATATGAAGGTAAAAGAGCTTCTTACCTTGAGAGTGGCAAGAAACTGAAGACTATCGTAGCAACGGACATACAAGAAGCGTCTCATGCACAAATTAAACAAACCCTCGTCGTAATTCATTGACCCTAAAGCAAATTATGCagagcaaaaagttttagcagcaatatcaaatgaaaattcttcattcttcttcttaGTAAATGAGGAACACCAACGCCAAAACTCACCATTGGGTTCCATAATTCGGAGCTTTAGCATCTCCGAAAGGCGGAGAATGTCGAAGCGGCAATCCAAGTCAAGGAACATTACCAAACGCTCCAAGCCCCCATAGTGCACCCCATTCCACTCCTTTGGGAGAATGCAGTTCACAGCAGCCTAATCAAACATAACggaatcaacttttacatacaaaaagaTATCAATCTTGTGAACGAAATAGTAAACGatgaactaaaaataaattaaattatggAAAAAATGGAAGACTGACTTGAATGAGGATGAGGGTTTTGGCGGAAGAAGAGGGCCCGACGAGCTCCACAACATTGCCAACGCGGAGTGGAACGCGGTGGAGAGGGGGAATGAGCAAGAAGGGTCGCTCCGCCGCAACCCGACCGAGCATCTCGGCAGCGCTCTCGTCCCCATCGATCCACCTTTTGGGCGTCATTTGCAATCGTTCCCAAGCGACGCCAAGGTTTTGGGCGGGACGAGTGGAATGGTGGGTGCGCGTACTCGCCTTGCTTTTTGACAGactccaaaaagcttcaatataaaaaaaaaataatgttgcGGAGATGtatttaaaaatcaaatttacaaaagTTAATCACgtgtaattaataaaaaaataaacatgttaattaatatttaaataataatataatttttaataattatgttTTTCGGTTTGTAAACttagtttaaaatatttagTTTCTGCATTATCCATACAATTATTATACAGTAATTATTGTTTTgttattcttttatttataaatatttatatattaagtttttttcaCCAGGTGTAAACTATGTGACACTTTTATAGTTGTGTTAGTATTTTCGTCAGAACATCTGTTTAAAGTCTGGCATGGTACACGTGGAaactaaaaaaactaaaaattacttGACTTATATGAAATCCAACGGTGAAGAATATTCGGCCATCACCATCGAAGGGCCCAAACAAGGTGAGATTATCCATACGCGCGCAAAAAGTCTTCTAATATGAAATTTTCGAGAGTCCGCGAATCGGTAGAGGGAAATTTGACCAAATAACCCCTCCGCGCGAATTCGATCTGGAAAACCCTGAGAACTGGCTGGAGAATCGAGCGAAATAcagaataaagaaagaaagagacaaGCAGAGATTGCGATTGGATCTCCAAATTTTCAGAGGGGAAAAAAATGGCGGCCTTCATCAAGCTCGAGGATTCCCCAATGTTTCAGAAGCAggtaatatatatatgtgtgtgtgtgtgtgtgtgtatatatgtatatattcggATTTCGGATTCTTGTAAAAGCTTCAATCTTTGAAATCTCATGAATTTGGAACGAGAAATTGCACTAGCTCACTGTAAATTGCAAAATTCTCTCGGCTTTTTGGTGTAATGATTGTACTATTTCAAAGAAATATTTTCAGCTGACAATTAGTTTTACTGGATTTCAAAAGAATTTTGTACTTGAATTACTTATATATACACAGATATATTCAAAGCATGTTGATTAATTGCATGGAAGTTGTAAAGAAGAAGATATGCGAGAAAGTCAAATTTCAGGAGAAAAATTAGACATCTTTTGGTGTagtttatatttttcatttatttttgaattCGAAGACTAGCTATAATCAAATTTAACAGGTTTTATAGATACTATAGCTAATGTTGTATGTTGTTGGCGTCTCTCGTGTTCTTAAATGGTATCGGAATGGTGAAATTTGGATTCTTTGACAGATGTATTCTATGGAACAAACAGCTGATGAGTTGAAAGATCGCTGCCAAAAATTATGCAAAGGGTCTAAGAAGCTTATGTAAGTGTATGATGATATTCCTGGGAAACTGTTTTATTGGTTCTACTTATGAATTGAAGAATCGAAGTCCGCTCTTTTATAATAAAGCTTAAAGTCAATGGCTGAGGAAAGTTTGATTGTTGGCTTTGTTTTACTCACAGGGGGGCTCTGGAAGAAGCATGCAATGGAGACACCATTTTTTCAGAATCTTTGGAAGCATTTGGTGGTGGACTGGACGATCCTATTAGTGTATCCATTGGAGGTTGTTAGGattgatatttgtttttttctagAAAATGTCTAGAAATCATAAAGGTGCTTCTGAAAAATGATAAGTaatgattttcaaaatttcattgGAGGGTTTTTCTAATAGGAAATGATTTTAATGGTAGTTatcaacaaattttgtaaaagagAAAAGTGAAATTTTGTATATTAAGCTGTAATTATGGGGTAATTTTGGTATAACATCGAATGTGAAAGAAACCTCatgtaataaattaaaataaaaaagaaattcagTTCAACCGTGTTATGTTTATCATCCTACTTTTTCTGTTGAAAGGAAAGCATTCGTTTTTGGTTCTGTTTTGATATGTTATTGTAACTTGCTATATATGTGATATTTTCTTCCAGGTCCAGTATTATCCAAATTCGTTACTGCATTTCAAGAGCTTGCCACTTATAAGGAGCTTCTGCGCTCCCAAGTGAGTCTTAGATAGCAAATCACCCTAATAATCTTTCTAAATATGTTAAATAGTGAAAGTGAGTCAAGGTTTTATGTATTATGTACTAATGGTGAATcgaaaaagagaaaatatatttaaGTAACATTATGTAAACTTCTTTATcttttctctctattttttaCATTCTTAGTGGGTAAAATTATGGATTACAGGTAGAGCACGTTTTAGTTGATCGGTTGATGCACTTTATGACTGTTGATCTGCAAGATGCAAAGGTAATTTCTTTGTTTCTATATACTGGTACTATAACTATACCAATGGAAATTGGTGCTGGCACTGTGGCAGTGGATGAAGTTCGGGCTCCTGAGATGAAgtaaaaaaattttgatttcttttgcCGTACATGCTTTTCTATTAATTTTGCAGGAGTCCCGACGTCAATTCGACAAAGCTATACATGGTTATGATCAGGTATCGCTGATCACCTCGAACATTTTGTACCTGTGTGGCAATAATGttaat is a window from the Malus domestica chromosome 16, GDT2T_hap1 genome containing:
- the LOC103403421 gene encoding DNA repair protein XRCC2 homolog, producing the protein MTPKRWIDGDESAAEMLGRVAAERPFLLIPPLHRVPLRVGNVVELVGPSSSAKTLILIQAAVNCILPKEWNGVHYGGLERLVMFLDLDCRFDILRLSEMLKLRIMEPNGSMNYDEGLFNLCMRRFLYVRCYDSLQFLATLKTMHYRLRKEKEEHHVSIYLLMIDSIGSFHWIDRGSTFFPLGGEKRKRLSLQNVSDSVVQEIRKLQLVHPMLVIATKEILLGNAYGAYEAKQNKSLPEVSDLRNSTSNTQQLPYREYMPSVWQSFVTHNLLVRASDDHLPIRHHEESSLYLSEWLLPSLSFRDKFIVKDAGIVMVS